In Arcobacter ellisii, a genomic segment contains:
- a CDS encoding energy transducer TonB, with translation MNSYRYLNSFFMAISIYLIASFFLFYVFADTLIMPEKKVEEVKTISLQHVDLKPEPVVESQPEQTLVEPEPIPEPVVETPKPIKKKVEKPVQKPKKIVEKKQVEKPIEKPIEKVEQKTEVIPVQEAKPVEALPSKPMMSASEIESIESEYLSKVRFHIEKNKIYPKTAKRLNQTGKVHVTFFILKDGKIKHCKIHKSSNFDSLDNAALEIFEKIASFEPIPEKLDKNSWEITVPIVYQISRN, from the coding sequence ATGAATAGTTACAGATATTTAAACTCATTCTTTATGGCAATTAGTATATATTTAATTGCCTCTTTTTTTCTATTTTATGTTTTTGCAGATACTTTAATCATGCCTGAAAAAAAAGTTGAAGAGGTTAAAACAATATCTTTACAACATGTAGATTTAAAACCTGAACCTGTTGTTGAATCTCAACCTGAACAAACTTTAGTTGAACCAGAACCAATTCCTGAACCTGTTGTTGAAACACCAAAACCTATTAAGAAAAAAGTAGAAAAACCTGTTCAAAAACCTAAAAAAATAGTTGAAAAAAAACAAGTAGAAAAACCTATTGAGAAACCAATAGAAAAAGTTGAACAAAAAACAGAAGTTATTCCTGTTCAAGAAGCAAAACCAGTTGAAGCACTTCCTTCAAAACCAATGATGAGTGCAAGTGAAATAGAAAGTATAGAATCTGAATATTTATCAAAAGTAAGATTTCATATTGAAAAAAATAAAATTTACCCTAAAACAGCAAAAAGATTAAATCAAACTGGAAAAGTTCATGTTACATTTTTTATTTTAAAAGATGGGAAAATAAAACATTGTAAAATTCATAAAAGTTCAAATTTTGATAGTTTAGATAATGCAGCTCTTGAAATTTTTGAAAAAATTGCTAGCTTTGAGCCTATTCCAGAAAAACTTGATAAAAACTCTTGGGAAATTACTGTTCCTATTGTTTATCAAATAAGTAGAAATTAA
- a CDS encoding ABC transporter ATP-binding protein, whose amino-acid sequence MQTNKTIIEFKNIVKTYGLGEAKTYALNGVSFTIKQGEFIAIMGASGSGKSTSMNMIGCLDKPSSGEYLFNGINVEKLNRNQMAILRRNYLGFVFQGFNLLGRTSALENVELPLIYRKVPLAQRKILALKALEKVGLGSVSHHTPAELSGGQQQRVAIARAIVTNPLVLLADEPTGNLDSIKSVEIMNLLKELNEESGITIIMVTHEEEMAKYANRIIYFRDGHIDDSLKKGYK is encoded by the coding sequence ATGCAAACTAATAAGACTATCATAGAGTTTAAAAATATAGTAAAAACCTATGGTTTAGGTGAAGCTAAAACTTATGCTCTAAATGGTGTTAGTTTTACAATTAAACAAGGTGAATTTATCGCTATTATGGGAGCAAGTGGAAGTGGTAAATCAACTTCTATGAATATGATAGGATGTTTAGATAAACCAAGTAGTGGTGAATATTTATTTAATGGAATAAATGTAGAAAAACTAAATAGAAATCAAATGGCAATTTTACGAAGAAACTATTTAGGTTTTGTGTTTCAAGGGTTTAATTTGCTTGGAAGAACATCTGCTTTAGAAAATGTTGAATTACCTTTGATTTATAGAAAAGTTCCTTTGGCACAAAGAAAAATATTAGCTCTAAAAGCTTTGGAAAAAGTTGGACTTGGAAGTGTAAGTCATCACACTCCAGCTGAACTTAGTGGAGGTCAGCAACAGCGTGTGGCAATTGCAAGGGCGATTGTAACAAATCCTTTGGTGTTACTTGCAGATGAACCAACGGGAAATCTTGATAGTATAAAAAGTGTTGAGATAATGAATTTATTAAAAGAGTTAAACGAAGAGTCAGGTATTACGATTATTATGGTAACGCACGAAGAAGAGATGGCTAAGTATGCAAATAGAATCATATATTTTAGAGATGGGCATATTGATGATAGTTTAAAAAAAGGATATAAATAA
- a CDS encoding efflux RND transporter periplasmic adaptor subunit, whose translation MEDKKLLEELESHSNKKSKKFYIFVILFLVVGAVLAYYFLIFNKTNKSEVVEYVTKNVTRGDLSVVVSATGTLNPTNSVEVGVEVSGTLKEIYVDFNDEVEVGQVLARLDTRKLQSEVDGQTAALAIAKANQLESEVDLKNKKLVYDRTLKMFNSSGGKYPSKNELDQAKFGYEAALSSLQAAKSKVEQASFTLKTAMQNLDKAEVKSSIKGIVLDRAVEVGQTLAASMNAPKLFVIAKDLRNMDLIVSIDESDVADIKKDLPVTFTVDAYPNRTFKGKIKQVRLNPTDTNGVVTYETVVSVDNEELLLRPGMTATANIVTKQSLDKLIIPNSALRFKPKMPQTDEKKGTMTFVGPPRRPLGENAPKELGKREFSPIFILENNQPKRVMVKVLDSDGKSTTIESNDLKVDDVVIISQKSENAN comes from the coding sequence ATGGAAGATAAAAAGTTATTGGAAGAGTTAGAGAGTCATAGTAATAAAAAATCAAAAAAATTCTATATTTTTGTAATACTATTTTTAGTTGTAGGTGCTGTTTTAGCCTATTATTTTTTAATTTTTAATAAAACAAATAAAAGTGAAGTTGTTGAATATGTAACAAAAAATGTAACACGAGGTGATTTATCAGTAGTTGTTAGTGCAACAGGAACTTTAAATCCTACAAATAGTGTTGAAGTTGGAGTTGAAGTATCTGGAACTTTAAAAGAGATTTATGTTGATTTTAATGATGAAGTTGAAGTTGGACAAGTTTTAGCAAGACTTGATACAAGAAAATTACAATCTGAAGTTGATGGACAAACAGCAGCTTTAGCAATTGCAAAAGCAAATCAACTTGAAAGTGAAGTTGATTTAAAAAATAAAAAATTAGTTTATGATAGAACTTTAAAAATGTTTAATAGTTCAGGTGGAAAATATCCATCAAAAAATGAGTTAGACCAAGCTAAATTTGGTTATGAAGCAGCTCTATCATCTTTACAAGCTGCAAAATCTAAAGTTGAACAAGCTTCATTTACTTTAAAAACTGCAATGCAAAATTTAGATAAAGCAGAAGTTAAATCATCAATAAAAGGTATAGTTTTAGATAGAGCCGTTGAAGTTGGACAAACACTTGCAGCTTCTATGAATGCTCCAAAACTTTTTGTTATTGCAAAAGATTTAAGAAATATGGATTTAATTGTAAGTATTGATGAATCAGATGTTGCAGATATTAAAAAAGATTTACCTGTTACTTTTACAGTTGATGCTTATCCAAATAGAACTTTTAAAGGAAAAATTAAACAAGTAAGACTTAATCCAACTGATACAAATGGAGTAGTAACTTATGAAACAGTTGTTTCAGTTGATAATGAAGAGTTACTTTTAAGACCTGGAATGACTGCAACTGCAAATATTGTTACAAAACAGAGTCTTGATAAATTGATTATTCCAAATAGTGCATTAAGATTTAAACCAAAAATGCCTCAAACTGATGAGAAAAAAGGAACGATGACTTTTGTAGGACCTCCAAGACGTCCTTTAGGTGAAAATGCTCCAAAAGAGTTAGGAAAAAGAGAGTTTTCTCCTATATTTATTTTAGAAAATAATCAACCTAAACGTGTAATGGTTAAAGTTTTAGACAGTGATGGAAAATCAACAACTATTGAATCAAATGATTTAAAAGTAGATGATGTAGTAATTATTTCACAAAAGAGTGAAAATGCAAACTAA
- a CDS encoding leucyl aminopeptidase has product MKINLVEKSEKISSEVEIIFVKDLENLTNDKEVLEILDFKAKDESCVLLAESKKIYVGFEDNSYECIAIATATAIKKLQTTNFKNAKIELNEVLEENFKALVEGAALGQYKFVDYKSEKDKKKIELDIIVDEKTKKLESILNESKIIAKAVNKARNMVNTAPADFYPEVMAKMAQEIAKDVEIKCEIHGESYLEKHKMMAMHSVGRASIHESKLIHLTYKPKNPKFKIVLVGKGLTYDSGGLSLKPADFMVTMKADKSGGCAVLSTMWAIAKLELPFEVHGIVGAVENMIGGNAYKPDDILTAKNGKTIEVRNTDAEGRLVLADCLCYAQDEIKDIDYIFDYATLTGACVVGVGEYTTGIMGNNEVLKRNAVASALKAGEYATSLDFNRFLKKTIKSEIADVCNVANTRYGGAITAGMFLDNFIYDENKNKWIHFDIAGPAYVEKAWGYNAHGASGAGVRTTIGFLKDLLED; this is encoded by the coding sequence ATGAAGATTAATTTAGTTGAAAAAAGTGAAAAAATTAGTTCAGAAGTTGAAATAATTTTTGTTAAAGATTTAGAAAACTTAACAAATGACAAAGAAGTTTTAGAAATTCTTGATTTTAAAGCAAAAGATGAATCTTGCGTTTTATTAGCTGAATCTAAAAAAATTTATGTGGGATTTGAAGATAATTCTTATGAGTGTATAGCAATAGCAACAGCAACAGCTATTAAAAAACTTCAAACTACAAATTTCAAAAATGCAAAAATTGAATTAAATGAAGTTTTAGAAGAAAATTTTAAAGCTTTAGTTGAAGGTGCAGCTTTAGGACAATATAAATTTGTTGATTACAAATCAGAAAAAGATAAGAAAAAAATTGAATTAGATATTATAGTAGATGAAAAAACAAAAAAATTAGAATCAATTTTAAATGAATCAAAAATTATTGCAAAAGCTGTAAATAAAGCTAGAAATATGGTAAATACAGCTCCAGCTGATTTTTATCCTGAAGTTATGGCAAAAATGGCACAAGAAATTGCAAAAGATGTTGAAATAAAATGTGAAATTCATGGTGAAAGTTATTTAGAAAAACATAAAATGATGGCAATGCATAGTGTTGGAAGAGCTTCAATTCATGAGTCAAAACTAATTCATTTAACATATAAACCAAAAAATCCAAAATTTAAAATTGTTTTAGTTGGAAAAGGTTTAACTTATGATTCTGGTGGATTATCTTTAAAACCTGCTGATTTTATGGTAACTATGAAAGCTGATAAATCAGGTGGTTGTGCCGTTCTTTCAACTATGTGGGCAATTGCAAAACTTGAACTTCCATTTGAAGTTCATGGAATTGTTGGAGCTGTTGAAAATATGATAGGTGGAAATGCTTATAAACCTGATGATATTTTAACTGCAAAAAATGGAAAAACTATAGAAGTAAGAAATACAGATGCTGAAGGAAGATTAGTTTTAGCAGATTGTTTATGTTATGCCCAAGATGAGATTAAAGATATTGATTATATTTTTGATTATGCAACACTAACGGGTGCTTGTGTAGTTGGAGTTGGTGAATATACAACTGGAATTATGGGAAATAATGAAGTTTTAAAAAGAAATGCAGTTGCTAGTGCTTTAAAAGCCGGTGAATATGCTACTTCTTTAGATTTTAACAGATTTCTGAAAAAAACAATTAAATCAGAAATTGCAGATGTTTGTAATGTTGCAAATACAAGATATGGTGGAGCAATAACAGCTGGAATGTTTTTAGATAATTTTATTTATGATGAAAATAAAAACAAATGGATACATTTTGATATAGCTGGACCTGCATATGTTGAAAAAGCTTGGGGCTATAATGCCCATGGTGCAAGTGGTGCTGGTGTTAGAACTACTATAGGATTTTTAAAAGATTTATTGGAAGATTAA
- a CDS encoding adenine phosphoribosyltransferase produces MGENKILDENSKKVILDSIRSIKDFPKHGIIFKDITTLLNNKEAFQLLMNHLEDRYKSYNLDYIAGIDSRGFIFGAALADRLGVGFVPVRKKGKLPSTTVCEKYELEYGFDEVELHLDAFNNQKNLNVLLIDDIIVSGGTAYAAANLIKKLDVNLVEMCFLMNIHILNGAKKLSEVAPVYSVLEI; encoded by the coding sequence TTGGGTGAAAATAAAATATTAGATGAAAATAGTAAAAAAGTAATATTAGATTCAATTAGAAGTATAAAAGATTTTCCAAAACATGGAATTATATTTAAAGATATTACAACTTTGTTAAATAATAAAGAGGCTTTTCAATTATTGATGAATCATTTAGAAGATAGATATAAATCATATAATTTAGATTATATAGCTGGAATTGACTCTCGTGGTTTTATCTTTGGAGCAGCACTTGCTGATAGATTAGGAGTTGGATTTGTTCCTGTACGAAAAAAAGGAAAACTTCCAAGTACAACAGTTTGTGAGAAATATGAATTAGAGTATGGTTTTGATGAAGTTGAACTACATCTTGATGCTTTTAATAATCAAAAAAATTTAAATGTTTTATTAATAGATGATATTATTGTAAGTGGTGGAACAGCGTACGCAGCTGCAAATTTAATCAAAAAACTTGATGTAAATTTAGTAGAGATGTGTTTTTTGATGAATATTCATATTTTAAACGGTGCTAAAAAATTAAGTGAAGTTGCACCTGTTTATTCTGTATTAGAAATTTAA
- a CDS encoding TolC family protein — MRKIIVCSLFCSLAFANNLEILQKDKKELRQLDKKSIESNYESNKNDWISPINLSSGLSRNHSFSTESDKFSKSVSIGFTQSIYQSGGIEFTIQYAKDQLNYDLLTWENENAQLLESIYDTLLEIRKIKIQIEQGIYKLASKEIELNIKKIQYEAGNTDIVELNNALMSKNTQIKENISLENSLKDKIFELSKYTDLKYDEIEIIDFNNVSKEDYVSKNIEYLVEDARVEMLNTNYKKTKTNYLPKVSLGLNGSYSNIDDLIKNTKNEDETSGSASLTLSVPLYDYNKTSKLEDAKLEYLKQKSSANDLKNELAYEYEQIINQIDTYKKQNKIIEDNIKLYDDLITANRVSNDAGMTSAYDLEVLENTKKVNEYDLQINEINIKLQFSKLYFKIKG; from the coding sequence TTGCGTAAAATAATAGTGTGTTCATTGTTTTGTAGTTTAGCCTTTGCAAATAATTTAGAAATTTTGCAAAAGGATAAAAAAGAGTTAAGGCAATTAGATAAAAAATCAATAGAATCAAATTATGAGAGTAACAAAAATGATTGGATTTCACCAATTAATCTAAGCTCAGGATTAAGTAGAAATCACTCTTTTTCTACTGAAAGTGATAAGTTCTCAAAAAGTGTTTCTATAGGTTTTACTCAAAGTATTTATCAATCAGGTGGAATTGAGTTTACTATTCAATATGCAAAAGACCAATTAAATTATGATTTATTAACTTGGGAAAATGAAAATGCTCAACTTTTAGAATCTATTTATGATACTTTATTAGAGATTAGAAAGATAAAAATTCAGATAGAGCAGGGCATTTATAAACTTGCAAGTAAAGAGATAGAACTAAATATTAAAAAGATTCAATATGAAGCAGGGAATACTGATATTGTTGAATTAAATAATGCTTTAATGAGTAAAAACACTCAAATTAAAGAGAATATCTCTTTGGAAAATTCTTTAAAAGATAAAATTTTTGAGTTATCAAAATATACAGATTTAAAATATGATGAAATTGAGATAATAGATTTTAATAATGTTTCAAAAGAGGATTATGTAAGTAAAAATATAGAGTATTTAGTAGAAGACGCAAGAGTTGAAATGTTAAATACTAACTATAAAAAAACAAAAACTAACTATCTTCCAAAAGTCTCTTTAGGATTAAATGGTTCTTATTCAAATATTGATGATTTGATAAAAAATACAAAAAATGAAGATGAAACTTCAGGAAGTGCTTCTTTAACTTTGAGTGTTCCTTTATATGATTATAATAAAACAAGTAAATTAGAAGATGCAAAATTAGAGTATTTAAAACAAAAAAGTTCGGCAAATGATTTAAAAAATGAGTTAGCTTATGAGTATGAACAAATTATAAATCAAATTGATACATATAAAAAACAAAATAAAATTATTGAAGATAATATCAAATTATATGATGATTTGATAACTGCAAATAGAGTTTCAAATGATGCTGGAATGACTTCTGCTTATGATTTAGAGGTTTTAGAAAATACAAAAAAAGTAAATGAGTATGATTTACAAATCAATGAGATAAATATCAAATTACAATTCTCAAAATTATATTTTAAAATAAAAGGCTAA
- a CDS encoding DedA family protein: MKELFRKIQPYSGKIFAIGLVLFFSFLAYNLYNAPVDGFDEKFIYLLKKYGYIILFAWGMLEGEAGLVMAGLLSHTGDMNLYLAIFVAGLGGFAGDQVYFYIGRFNKAYVHRNFKSQRRKFALAHILLKKHGWPIIFVQRYMYGMRTVIPISIGLTRYSAKMFAFINLISAWCWAAITIVPVWYFGNEILVVLEWAKEHWYLAIPIAAIFGGGIIYYINKATKKVEKRSLNED, translated from the coding sequence GTGAAAGAACTTTTTAGAAAAATTCAGCCTTATTCGGGAAAAATATTTGCAATAGGATTAGTTTTATTCTTTTCCTTTCTAGCGTACAATTTATATAATGCGCCAGTTGATGGTTTTGATGAAAAATTTATTTATTTACTTAAAAAATATGGATATATCATACTTTTTGCATGGGGTATGCTAGAAGGTGAAGCTGGTCTTGTAATGGCTGGATTATTATCTCATACGGGTGATATGAATTTGTATCTTGCAATATTTGTAGCAGGTCTTGGTGGTTTTGCAGGTGACCAAGTCTATTTTTATATAGGAAGATTTAATAAAGCTTATGTACATAGAAACTTCAAAAGTCAAAGAAGGAAATTTGCTTTAGCACATATTTTATTGAAAAAACATGGTTGGCCAATTATTTTTGTACAAAGATATATGTATGGAATGAGAACTGTAATCCCTATTTCAATTGGTCTTACAAGATATAGTGCTAAAATGTTTGCGTTTATAAATTTAATATCAGCTTGGTGTTGGGCTGCGATTACCATTGTACCTGTTTGGTATTTTGGGAATGAAATATTAGTTGTTTTAGAGTGGGCAAAGGAACATTGGTATTTAGCAATTCCAATTGCTGCAATATTTGGTGGAGGTATTATATACTACATCAATAAGGCTACAAAAAAAGTAGAGAAAAGGAGTTTAAATGAAGATTAA
- the exbD gene encoding TonB system transport protein ExbD, producing MKLKKYDSINVIPFIDVLLVLLAIVLLTSTFITRGIIPISLPNASNADQLKPDKEIILVIQESGELFFEDRIETLENIEKIILESSKETPIHINTDKNTKFESFVEVLDMLKKNHYSNVSIVTKK from the coding sequence ATGAAACTGAAGAAATATGATTCAATAAATGTAATTCCATTTATTGATGTTTTACTTGTTCTTTTAGCAATTGTTTTATTAACTTCAACTTTTATTACAAGAGGAATTATTCCAATATCTTTACCAAATGCTTCAAATGCAGACCAATTAAAACCAGATAAAGAGATTATTTTGGTAATTCAAGAGAGTGGAGAATTGTTTTTTGAAGATAGAATTGAAACTTTAGAGAATATTGAAAAAATTATTTTAGAATCTTCAAAAGAGACTCCAATACATATTAATACAGATAAAAACACAAAATTTGAATCTTTTGTAGAAGTACTTGATATGTTAAAAAAGAATCATTATTCTAATGTATCGATAGTGACAAAAAAATGA
- a CDS encoding DNA ligase, protein MRFLLIFLLSTSLFCFDLQKATIYDEKKHKIENWYMSEKLDGIRAYWNGKEFLSKNGNKIYAPSWFIKDFPPFELDGELYTKKDNFENIQNIVLDSKPSKNWEQITYNIFEVPNTKGIFPKRLEKLQDWLNKNPNNNIKIIPQIICKDKTHLNNYLKELINKKAEGIIIKNPNLEYQTGRNDNLLKVKTFFDDEAVVISHNFNKDKKFKSLVVKLKNGIIFNLGGGFSNKERLNPPKIGETITFKYYDLTKNGKPKFASFLRVRKKE, encoded by the coding sequence ATGAGATTTTTACTTATTTTTTTACTTTCTACTTCACTTTTTTGTTTTGATTTACAAAAAGCAACTATATATGATGAAAAAAAGCATAAAATCGAAAATTGGTATATGAGTGAAAAGTTAGATGGAATAAGAGCATACTGGAATGGAAAAGAATTTTTAAGTAAAAATGGAAATAAAATTTATGCTCCATCTTGGTTTATAAAAGATTTTCCACCATTTGAACTCGATGGAGAGTTATATACAAAAAAAGATAACTTTGAAAATATACAAAATATAGTTTTAGATTCAAAACCTTCTAAAAACTGGGAACAAATTACGTATAATATTTTTGAAGTTCCAAATACAAAAGGTATTTTTCCAAAAAGATTAGAAAAACTACAAGATTGGCTAAATAAAAATCCAAATAACAATATAAAAATTATTCCCCAAATAATTTGTAAAGATAAAACTCACTTAAATAATTATCTAAAAGAACTAATAAACAAAAAAGCTGAAGGGATTATAATAAAAAATCCAAATTTAGAGTATCAAACTGGAAGAAATGATAATCTTTTAAAAGTAAAAACTTTTTTTGATGATGAAGCTGTTGTTATATCACATAATTTTAATAAAGATAAAAAATTCAAAAGTTTAGTTGTGAAGTTAAAAAATGGAATAATTTTTAATTTAGGTGGAGGTTTTTCAAATAAAGAGAGATTAAATCCTCCCAAAATTGGAGAAACAATAACTTTTAAATATTATGATTTAACAAAAAATGGAAAACCAAAATTTGCTTCTTTTTTAAGAGTTAGAAAAAAGGAATAA
- the trpB gene encoding tryptophan synthase subunit beta, protein MSNYIPKPSIFDPDEKGQFGIFGGQYVPETLMPILKELETQYKKYRFDKEFWAEVNALLKDYVGRENPLYFAKNISDEIGAKIYLKREDLNHTGAHKVNNVIAQGLLAKKMGKTKVIAETGAGQHGVATATIAALMGLECTVFMGAKDVERQELNVFRMKLLGAKVVAVESGSKTLKDAMNDAIRYWVTNARDTFYIIGTVAGPHPYPMMVRDFQAVIGYEARKQILEKEGKLPDYVVACIGGGSNAIGMFSHFLEDKEVKCVGIEAGGLGIDTDKHGCSLEKGTPGVLHGQCSYLLQDEDGQVLEAHSISAGLDYPGIGPEHAFHKDNKSVSYDSITDQEALDAFVWLSRAEGIIPAFESSHAIAYLKKAKEKLKGKIVIVNLSGRGDKDMVQAKSLLDFK, encoded by the coding sequence ATGAGTAATTATATTCCAAAACCAAGTATTTTTGATCCGGATGAAAAGGGTCAATTTGGTATTTTTGGGGGACAATATGTTCCTGAAACATTAATGCCAATTTTAAAAGAATTAGAAACACAATATAAAAAATATAGATTTGATAAAGAGTTTTGGGCAGAAGTTAATGCTTTATTAAAAGATTATGTAGGACGTGAAAATCCTTTATATTTTGCAAAAAATATAAGTGATGAAATCGGTGCAAAGATTTATTTAAAAAGAGAAGACTTAAATCATACAGGAGCTCATAAAGTAAATAATGTAATTGCTCAAGGTTTACTTGCAAAAAAAATGGGAAAAACGAAGGTGATTGCTGAAACAGGAGCAGGACAACATGGTGTTGCAACTGCTACAATTGCAGCACTTATGGGACTTGAATGTACTGTTTTTATGGGTGCAAAAGATGTTGAAAGACAAGAGTTAAATGTATTTAGAATGAAACTTTTAGGAGCAAAAGTTGTTGCTGTTGAAAGTGGAAGTAAAACTTTAAAAGATGCTATGAATGATGCAATTAGATATTGGGTTACAAACGCACGTGATACATTTTATATAATTGGAACTGTTGCAGGTCCTCATCCTTATCCTATGATGGTAAGAGATTTTCAAGCAGTTATTGGTTATGAAGCCAGAAAACAAATTTTAGAAAAAGAGGGAAAACTTCCTGATTATGTGGTTGCTTGTATTGGTGGTGGATCAAACGCTATTGGTATGTTCTCTCATTTTTTAGAGGACAAAGAAGTTAAATGTGTTGGAATTGAAGCAGGTGGATTAGGAATTGATACTGATAAACATGGCTGTTCTTTAGAAAAAGGAACACCTGGTGTTTTACATGGTCAATGTTCATATTTACTTCAAGATGAAGATGGGCAAGTTTTAGAGGCTCACTCAATTAGTGCAGGACTTGATTATCCTGGAATTGGCCCAGAACATGCTTTTCATAAAGATAATAAATCAGTAAGTTATGATTCAATTACAGACCAAGAAGCTTTAGATGCTTTTGTATGGTTGAGTAGAGCAGAGGGAATTATTCCAGCTTTTGAATCATCTCATGCAATTGCATATTTAAAGAAAGCAAAAGAAAAATTAAAAGGGAAGATAGTAATCGTAAATTTATCAGGACGTGGAGATAAAGATATGGTTCAAGCAAAAAGTTTATTAGATTTTAAATAG
- a CDS encoding type II secretion system protein produces MKSAFSLLELIFAIVILGIIASFAVPKLMDTKDSALISTIKRDINTSINSIQSYYLLNQKIEKISDTMNINDTNWIISDLKMQDRNSCLSLEVKTSDLGNKTIELTVDDTKEITICKKLRDAGLISKTYELY; encoded by the coding sequence ATGAAATCTGCATTTTCTTTACTTGAGTTAATTTTCGCAATTGTGATTTTAGGAATTATTGCATCATTTGCAGTACCAAAACTTATGGACACAAAAGATAGTGCGTTGATTTCAACTATAAAAAGAGATATAAATACTTCAATAAATTCTATTCAAAGTTACTATTTACTTAATCAAAAGATAGAAAAAATAAGTGATACAATGAATATAAATGATACAAATTGGATTATAAGCGATTTGAAAATGCAAGATAGAAATAGTTGTTTATCTTTAGAAGTAAAAACATCAGATCTTGGAAATAAAACAATTGAATTAACAGTTGATGATACAAAAGAGATTACTATTTGTAAAAAATTAAGAGATGCTGGTTTGATTTCAAAAACTTATGAGTTATATTAA
- the exbB gene encoding TonB-system energizer ExbB: MENMDIETLKHLVDYGVISLLIFMSFIAVWFFIERIIFYKKINIKQYKNKKQLDVALTKHLTVIGTIASNSPYIGLLGTVLAIMLTFMTMGSGDIDAAKIMESLALALKATAVGLVVAIISMVFYNILGRYAEVLESLYETEEI, translated from the coding sequence ATGGAAAACATGGACATTGAAACTCTTAAACATTTAGTGGATTATGGGGTGATTTCACTATTAATATTTATGAGTTTTATTGCTGTATGGTTTTTTATTGAAAGAATAATTTTTTATAAAAAAATCAATATAAAACAATATAAAAACAAAAAACAACTTGATGTAGCATTAACAAAACATCTAACTGTTATAGGAACAATTGCATCAAATTCACCATATATTGGATTGCTTGGAACTGTATTAGCGATTATGCTTACTTTTATGACTATGGGAAGTGGAGATATTGATGCAGCAAAAATTATGGAATCTTTAGCATTAGCATTAAAAGCAACTGCTGTTGGACTTGTTGTAGCTATCATCTCTATGGTGTTTTATAATATTTTAGGAAGATACGCAGAAGTTTTGGAGAGTTTATATGAAACTGAAGAAATATGA